In a genomic window of Cloacibacillus sp.:
- a CDS encoding chromate transporter gives MSGLAQLLASFFKVGLFSVGGGYAVIPMIQQEIVERRGWITARVFADIITISQMTPGPLAVNASTFVGVQAAGIAGALTATAGCTVSGVVISALLYSFLIKNRASTLTAGLLGPLKAASAGLILSAAATITLSTLAARTASGAATIDKAAFVLFAASLLAARRYKINLVMIIAAAGLAGLIIN, from the coding sequence ATGAGCGGGCTGGCGCAGCTTTTAGCATCCTTTTTCAAGGTCGGCCTCTTCAGCGTCGGCGGCGGTTACGCGGTGATACCCATGATCCAGCAGGAGATCGTCGAACGGCGCGGCTGGATAACGGCGCGCGTATTCGCCGATATAATCACCATCTCGCAGATGACCCCCGGCCCGCTCGCGGTAAACGCCTCCACCTTCGTCGGCGTGCAGGCGGCGGGGATCGCGGGGGCGCTGACCGCCACCGCGGGATGCACCGTCTCGGGGGTGGTCATCTCCGCCCTCCTCTATTCATTTTTGATAAAAAACCGCGCCTCTACTCTTACGGCGGGACTTCTCGGCCCGCTCAAGGCGGCCTCCGCGGGGCTGATACTATCCGCCGCCGCGACAATCACGCTCTCAACGCTCGCCGCGCGGACGGCCTCGGGCGCGGCTACCATCGACAAAGCCGCGTTCGTCCTATTTGCGGCCTCCCTGCTGGCGGCGCGAAGATACAAGATAAACCTGGTGATGATAATCGCCGCCGCCGGACTGGCCGGACTTATCATAAATTAA